The Streptomyces sp. ALI-76-A nucleotide sequence TACGCCTTCGTCTTCACGATCGTGCGGAACGAGGAGTTCTTCATCGCGCTGCTGGCGAGCTTCGTCAGGTCCTTCGGCGTGGAGTAGTTCGCTCCGTTGCCGATGCCGTCGAACGAGTCGAAGTGCGTGTTCGTCAGCCCGAGGCTCTTCGCGTTGGCGTTCATCTTGCCGATGAACGACTTGACGCGGGCGGCGCGCGTGGTGCCCGAGCCGAACTTGTCGGCCAGCGCGTACGCGGCGTCGCAGCCCGAGGGCAGCATCAGCCCGTACAGGAGCTGGCGGACGGTGACCTTGTCACCGACGATCAGCCGGGCGGACGAGGCGCCCTTCGACACGATGTAGTCGCTGTACGCCTTCTGGATCGTCACCTTGGCGTCGAGGTTCAGGTTCGGCTGCGCCAGGACGACCTTCGCGGTCATGATCTTCGTCGTGGAGCCGGTGGAACGCCTCGTGGTCGCGGCCTTGCTGTACAGACCTGCGCCGTTCGCGTTGTTCATCACGTAGCCGCCCTTGGCGGCGATCGTCGGCGCGGCGACGGCCTGCGCGGGGGCCGCGGTGAGGGCTCCGGTCGTGAGCACGGCGCCGACGGTCACGGTGACAGCGGCGGCTCGGCGGAAGCGGGCGACCTTGAAGCCGCCCTTGATGCCGGTTATCAACTGAGATACCCCGATTGTCTCGAATGCCCGTGAAATGCGGCCGGGTTGACGTGTGGCGAGGAAAGTGGGGCCGCAGGTGTGTGACATGTAACTAGCACAGAAGGTTGTGCTGTTGCTGGGCCGGGGTGGGGATCTTTGCCGGAAGGTGCCCCTTTCGTGTGACGCGGCACCCGCCACTGTCCCGTATGCCGGACGAGCCGCCGTCATGGGTACGTGTTGTATCTATGATGTCCGCATGAGTCTGGCCGTGAAGCACCCTCCCGCCGCCGACCGTGTCTACACCCACGTCAAGCAGGGCGTTCTCGACCGCCGTTACGAAGGCGGCACCCTCCTCACCGAGGGCGAGCTCGCCGAGGCCGTCGGCGTCTCCCGGACTCCCGTACGGGAAGCGCTGCTCCGGCTGGAGGTGGAAGGGCTGCTCAAGCTCTACCCGAAGAAGGGAGCGCTCGTCCTGCCCGTCTCCGCCCAGGAGATCAAGGACGTCGTCGAGACCCGCTTCCTGGTCGAGGAGCACGCGGCGCGCAAGGCCGTACCGCCGCCCGCCGGGCTCATCGAGCGGCTGGAGGCGCTGCTGGCCAGGCAGAAGGAGCAGGCCGCCGCCGGCGACCTCGCGGGGGCCGCCGTCACCGACCGCAGCTTCCACGCCGAGATCGTCCGCAGCGGCGGCAACGAGATCCTCTCCCGGCTCTACGACCAACTCCGCGACCGGCAGCTGCGCATGGGCGTCGCCATCCTGCACTCCCACCCCGACCGGGTGGCCAAGACCCTGACCGAGCACGAGGAGATTCTCGACGCGCTGCGCTCCGGGGATCCGGAGGTCGCGGTCGACGTCGTCCACCGGCACGTCGGCTGGTTCGCGCACCTGGCGCGGGGTGAGGTGCGATGAGTTCGTCGTCCGTCACCGTGCCGGGTGACCCGCCCGGCGGCCGGCGCGCGATGGCCGTGTGGGGCGTCGGCGTCTCCGTCTACTTCGTCGCCGTCATCTTCCGTACGTCCCTGGGGGTCGCCGGCCTCGACGCGGCCGACCGCTTCCAGGTGAACGCCTCGGCGCTGTCGACCTTCTCCATCCTCCAGCTCCTGGTCTACGCGGGCATGCAGATACCCGTCGGTCTGCTGGTCGACCGGCTCGGCACGAAGAAGGTGCTGGCCCTGGGCGCGGTCCTCTTCACGGTCGGGCAGCTCGGGTTCGCCTTCTCCCCGTCGTACGGCATGGCCCTCGCCTCGCGCGCGCTGCTGGGCTGCGGCGACGCCATGACCTTCATCGCCGTGCTGCGGCTCGGCTCCCGGTGGTTCCCGGCCCGGCGCGGCCCGATGGTCGCTCAGTCCGCGGGGCTGATCGGCATGGCGGGCAACCTGGTGTCCACCCTCGTCCTGGCGCGGCTGCTGCACGGCGTCGGCTGGACGGCGGCCTTCGCGGGCAGCGCGCTCGCCGGAGCCGTCGTCCTGGTGCTTCTGCTGCTGTTCCTGAAGGACCACCCCGCGGGGTACGAGCCGCAGCCGTTCCCGCACCAGGGGGTGAAGTACGTGCGCCGGCAGATCGCCGCGTCCTGGCGTGAGCCGGGGACGCGGATGGGGCTGTGGGTGCACTTCACGACCCAGTTCCCGGCGATGGTGTTCCTGCTGCTGTGGGGGCTGCCCTACCTGGTCGAGGCGCAGGGACTGTCGCGGGCCACGGCGGGGGAGCTGCTGACACTCGTCGTGCTGTCGAACATGGTGATCGGGCTGGTGTACGGGCAGGTCATCGCCCGGCACCACGGGGCCCGGCTGCCCCTGGCGCTGGGCACCGTGGGGGCGACGGCGCTGATGTGGGCGG carries:
- a CDS encoding D-alanyl-D-alanine carboxypeptidase; the encoded protein is MITGIKGGFKVARFRRAAAVTVTVGAVLTTGALTAAPAQAVAAPTIAAKGGYVMNNANGAGLYSKAATTRRSTGSTTKIMTAKVVLAQPNLNLDAKVTIQKAYSDYIVSKGASSARLIVGDKVTVRQLLYGLMLPSGCDAAYALADKFGSGTTRAARVKSFIGKMNANAKSLGLTNTHFDSFDGIGNGANYSTPKDLTKLASSAMKNSSFRTIVKTKAYTAKTITKTGSTRTMATWKNTNTLLSNYSGAIGVKTGSGSEAGYCLVFAATRNGKTVYGTVLSSTSATQRETDAKKLLNYGFARLG
- a CDS encoding GntR family transcriptional regulator — its product is MSLAVKHPPAADRVYTHVKQGVLDRRYEGGTLLTEGELAEAVGVSRTPVREALLRLEVEGLLKLYPKKGALVLPVSAQEIKDVVETRFLVEEHAARKAVPPPAGLIERLEALLARQKEQAAAGDLAGAAVTDRSFHAEIVRSGGNEILSRLYDQLRDRQLRMGVAILHSHPDRVAKTLTEHEEILDALRSGDPEVAVDVVHRHVGWFAHLARGEVR
- a CDS encoding MFS transporter — translated: MSSSSVTVPGDPPGGRRAMAVWGVGVSVYFVAVIFRTSLGVAGLDAADRFQVNASALSTFSILQLLVYAGMQIPVGLLVDRLGTKKVLALGAVLFTVGQLGFAFSPSYGMALASRALLGCGDAMTFIAVLRLGSRWFPARRGPMVAQSAGLIGMAGNLVSTLVLARLLHGVGWTAAFAGSALAGAVVLVLLLLFLKDHPAGYEPQPFPHQGVKYVRRQIAASWREPGTRMGLWVHFTTQFPAMVFLLLWGLPYLVEAQGLSRATAGELLTLVVLSNMVIGLVYGQVIARHHGARLPLALGTVGATALMWAVTLAYPGEHVPMWLLITLCAVMGACGPASMIGFDFARPANPPERQGTASGITNMGGFVASMTTLFAIGVLLDATGDDYRVAFSAMFVLQAVGVGQILRLRGRTARRERERLVASRVETVHVPA